One Natrinema salaciae genomic window carries:
- a CDS encoding NAD(P)/FAD-dependent oxidoreductase, with translation MSDDSTDQREYDVVVIGGGPAGLSAGLYTTRLGHSTAVVERGGGRAAMMRDVHNLVGVTDATSGNEFLETGREQLEADGCDVIRDFVTSAGETGDGRVRVCGTDAEYVADCVVIATGFDDVHPRPPLPRTGRGLHYCLHCDAYVFVDESVYVMGHSDSAAHVAAIMLNVTDDVDLLLRGDDPAWNDETASMLEDHPIDVIREDVTGVRNGADGWLEALEFADGSVREYRGGFAMYGSEYHNGLAADLGCEINADGTIAVDDHGRTSVDGVFAVGDVTPGHNQVSIALGEGAKAGIAIHWELREFPRDVAETESAGPVRDAEVPAIPDELLEQAVEFHTYE, from the coding sequence ATGTCCGACGACTCGACCGACCAGCGCGAGTACGACGTCGTCGTGATCGGCGGCGGACCCGCGGGACTGTCGGCGGGATTGTACACCACCCGACTCGGTCACTCCACGGCCGTCGTCGAGCGCGGCGGCGGCCGCGCGGCGATGATGCGGGACGTCCACAACCTCGTCGGCGTCACCGACGCGACCAGCGGGAACGAATTCCTCGAGACCGGCCGCGAGCAGCTCGAGGCCGACGGCTGCGACGTGATCCGGGATTTCGTCACCTCGGCCGGCGAGACGGGGGACGGACGGGTTCGCGTCTGCGGCACCGACGCGGAGTACGTCGCTGACTGCGTCGTCATCGCGACGGGCTTCGACGACGTTCATCCCCGACCGCCGCTCCCGCGGACCGGACGCGGGCTCCACTACTGCCTCCACTGCGACGCGTACGTGTTCGTCGACGAGTCGGTCTACGTGATGGGCCACAGCGACAGCGCGGCCCACGTCGCCGCGATCATGCTGAACGTCACCGACGACGTCGACCTGCTGCTCCGCGGGGACGACCCGGCTTGGAACGACGAGACCGCGTCCATGCTCGAGGACCACCCGATCGACGTGATTCGCGAGGACGTTACCGGCGTCCGGAACGGCGCGGACGGCTGGCTCGAGGCGCTCGAGTTCGCCGACGGCTCGGTGCGGGAGTACAGAGGCGGGTTCGCGATGTACGGCTCGGAGTACCACAACGGGCTGGCGGCCGATCTGGGCTGCGAGATCAACGCGGACGGAACGATCGCCGTCGACGACCACGGCCGGACGAGCGTCGACGGCGTCTTCGCGGTCGGCGACGTGACGCCGGGACACAACCAGGTCTCCATCGCGCTCGGCGAAGGCGCGAAGGCCGGCATCGCGATCCACTGGGAGTTGCGGGAGTTCCCGCGAGACGTCGCCGAGACGGAGTCGGCCGGTCCCGTCCGGGACGCGGAAGTGCCCGCGATTCCGGACGAGTTGCTCGAGCAGGCCGTCGAGTTTCACACCTACGAGTAG
- a CDS encoding ABC transporter permease, translating to MTLGKFLVKRALQGVVVIWGVVTIMFGLRAVSPGDPASLMLAEGASQELIEQVREEEGLNEPIYVQYVDYVQGMVTGDFGYSWQSNREVEAMVIERIPATVELAVAATIVAIVIAIPLGVISATRRNQPSDYGATLFSLLGISTPNFWLGLMLVLVFGVWFGVPYPTLGLSSFSLAGINVPSPSFGFYDFPTGRRPVGFGEAVMTLVRYGSVYDLLVWLKYITLPAITLGTYFTALITRLTRSGMVDELGKPYVTASQAKGLPAVLVRYKHVLRNTMIPIITVLGLQMGTLMGGAVITETVFNWPGLGLRLIDALDARDWPLMQGIVVFIAVAFVTINVVVDGLYAYLDPQVRNE from the coding sequence ATGACGCTGGGTAAGTTCCTCGTAAAGCGGGCACTCCAGGGAGTCGTCGTTATCTGGGGGGTCGTCACGATCATGTTCGGCCTTCGGGCGGTGTCGCCCGGCGACCCGGCGAGCCTGATGCTCGCGGAGGGTGCGAGCCAGGAACTCATCGAGCAGGTCAGAGAGGAGGAAGGGTTGAACGAGCCGATATACGTCCAGTACGTCGACTACGTCCAGGGAATGGTCACCGGCGATTTCGGCTACTCCTGGCAGTCGAACCGGGAGGTCGAGGCGATGGTCATCGAACGCATTCCCGCGACGGTCGAACTCGCGGTCGCCGCGACGATCGTCGCGATCGTCATCGCGATTCCGCTCGGCGTGATCTCGGCGACGCGGCGGAACCAGCCGTCCGACTACGGGGCGACGCTGTTCTCGTTGCTCGGGATCTCGACGCCGAACTTCTGGCTCGGGCTCATGCTAGTCCTGGTGTTCGGCGTATGGTTCGGGGTTCCGTACCCGACACTGGGCCTGTCCTCGTTCTCGCTGGCTGGAATCAACGTACCCTCCCCGAGCTTCGGCTTCTATGATTTCCCGACCGGTCGTCGGCCGGTCGGCTTCGGCGAGGCCGTCATGACGCTCGTCCGATACGGCTCGGTCTACGACCTGCTCGTCTGGCTGAAATACATCACGCTGCCGGCGATCACGCTCGGCACGTACTTTACGGCGCTGATCACCCGTCTCACCCGGAGCGGCATGGTCGACGAACTCGGCAAGCCCTACGTGACGGCGAGCCAGGCGAAGGGATTGCCCGCGGTGCTCGTGCGGTACAAACACGTGCTGCGGAACACGATGATCCCGATCATCACCGTCCTCGGTCTGCAGATGGGGACCCTGATGGGCGGTGCGGTCATCACGGAGACGGTGTTCAACTGGCCGGGGCTCGGCCTCCGGCTAATCGACGCGCTGGACGCGCGAGACTGGCCGCTCATGCAGGGGATCGTCGTGTTCATCGCCGTCGCGTTCGTGACGATCAACGTCGTCGTCGACGGCCTCTACGCCTATCTTGATCCACAGGTGAGAAACGAATGA
- a CDS encoding cation:proton antiporter, whose amino-acid sequence MATETALVDVGVLFTAVALAGVLSSRIDQSVIPFYIVTGVVLGSNVLGELPALAGSEVGIGGVAVTVPEVTIGGVDLLAALGGLALGETDFIVVGAEIGIVLLLFFLGLEFNLDRLLASRDRIGKAGSVDLGINFGIGLVLGYLLFGSVLAAFLTAGIVYISSSAIITKSLIDLGWIANAESEPMLGTLVYEDLFIAVYLAIASALVLGGGDAGEAAGQIAIAIGVIAALLALVTVGTDFFQRFLDVDTNEFLVVRALGVTILVAGIALALGVSEAVAAFFVGMAFSSTDHVHDLERLLEPLRDAFAAIFFVWIGLVTDPGLFTLSILGMIVAAVIVTTPTKIVSGYLGGRIYGLDDRRSLRVGFGMATRGEFSLIIASLALSGAGGGIATETARTIYAFTVGYVLVMSILGTSLMQYSDRIEPAAVSLLERRRAGAARPSED is encoded by the coding sequence GTGGCGACTGAAACGGCGCTCGTCGACGTCGGGGTCCTCTTCACCGCGGTCGCGCTCGCCGGCGTCCTCTCGAGTCGGATCGACCAGTCGGTGATCCCGTTTTACATCGTCACCGGGGTAGTGCTCGGATCGAACGTGCTGGGCGAACTTCCCGCGCTCGCCGGCAGCGAGGTCGGAATCGGCGGCGTCGCCGTCACCGTTCCCGAGGTGACGATCGGCGGCGTCGACCTGCTGGCGGCCCTCGGCGGACTCGCGCTCGGCGAAACCGACTTCATCGTCGTCGGCGCGGAGATCGGGATCGTGCTCCTCCTGTTCTTCCTCGGTCTCGAGTTCAACCTCGATCGACTGCTCGCGAGCAGGGACCGTATCGGCAAGGCGGGGAGCGTCGATCTGGGCATCAACTTCGGCATCGGGCTGGTCCTTGGCTACCTGCTCTTCGGGAGCGTCCTCGCGGCGTTTCTCACCGCCGGGATCGTCTACATCTCCTCGAGTGCCATCATCACGAAGTCGCTCATCGACCTCGGCTGGATCGCCAACGCCGAGTCCGAACCGATGCTGGGGACGCTCGTCTACGAGGATCTGTTCATCGCCGTCTACCTGGCGATCGCGTCCGCGCTCGTCCTCGGCGGGGGCGACGCGGGCGAGGCGGCGGGCCAGATCGCGATCGCGATCGGCGTCATCGCCGCGTTGCTCGCGCTCGTCACCGTCGGGACCGACTTCTTCCAGCGCTTCCTCGACGTCGACACCAACGAGTTCCTCGTCGTCCGCGCGCTCGGCGTCACGATCCTCGTCGCCGGGATCGCGCTCGCGCTGGGGGTCAGCGAGGCCGTCGCCGCGTTCTTCGTCGGCATGGCGTTTTCCTCGACCGACCACGTCCACGACCTCGAACGACTGCTCGAGCCGCTCCGGGACGCCTTCGCGGCGATCTTCTTCGTCTGGATCGGGCTCGTCACCGATCCCGGGCTGTTCACGCTCTCGATTCTCGGGATGATCGTCGCCGCCGTGATCGTGACGACGCCGACGAAGATCGTCAGCGGCTACCTCGGCGGGCGAATCTACGGCCTCGACGATCGACGATCGCTCCGGGTCGGGTTCGGGATGGCCACACGCGGCGAGTTCTCGCTGATCATCGCGAGCCTCGCGCTCTCCGGTGCCGGCGGCGGCATCGCGACGGAGACGGCCCGGACGATCTACGCCTTCACCGTCGGCTACGTCCTCGTCATGAGCATCCTCGGGACCTCGCTCATGCAGTACTCCGACCGGATCGAGCCCGCGGCCGTCTCGCTGCTCGAGCGCAGACGCGCTGGGGCCGCCCGGCCGAGCGAGGACTGA
- a CDS encoding DUF2240 family protein, which yields MSLRVAVAAPFIQNGTRRLKENEFVVALSLDRDWFSPDQATRLIDVATGDGLLERTDDGLAVTFDPSAVTVPEEFVPDEDLLRERSAFERVLDSLVAEGAEKHEAVGAINTLQQELGLTIEAAAVVYARRQGIDVDELVPIAREAVLDTEDG from the coding sequence ATGAGCCTTCGCGTCGCGGTCGCCGCCCCGTTCATCCAGAACGGGACCCGCCGTCTCAAGGAAAACGAGTTCGTCGTCGCCCTCTCGCTCGATCGGGACTGGTTCTCCCCCGATCAGGCGACGCGGCTGATCGACGTCGCAACGGGGGACGGCCTGCTCGAGCGGACCGACGACGGCCTCGCGGTCACGTTCGACCCCTCGGCGGTGACGGTGCCGGAGGAGTTCGTCCCCGACGAGGACCTCCTGCGGGAGCGATCGGCGTTCGAACGCGTCCTCGACTCGCTGGTCGCCGAGGGAGCGGAGAAACACGAGGCGGTCGGCGCGATCAACACGCTCCAGCAGGAGCTCGGCCTGACCATCGAAGCCGCCGCGGTGGTCTACGCCCGCCGGCAGGGTATCGACGTCGACGAGCTGGTTCCGATCGCCCGCGAGGCCGTACTCGACACCGAAGACGGTTAG
- a CDS encoding haloacid dehalogenase type II: protein MPFDPDAVETIAFDSYGTLVDVSAVAEPLSEHVDERDPELVATLWRQRSLSYAMVGNAVDEYDSFYELNRHALRYALETCGVDVDEGEREEILSTYHDLPVFDDVHDGLERLRDAGYDCYIVSNGNEAMLESLIEYAELGDLIEDAVSADEVEQFKPEPELYRRAADRIGTPIEEIAFVAAGWWDVPGGINAGMQGVWINRQDTLWGPYETGPDLTIESVHELADRLES from the coding sequence ATGCCGTTCGACCCCGACGCCGTCGAGACGATCGCGTTCGACTCCTACGGAACGCTCGTGGACGTCTCCGCCGTCGCCGAGCCGCTCTCGGAGCACGTCGACGAACGCGATCCCGAACTCGTCGCGACGCTCTGGCGACAGCGATCGCTGTCGTACGCGATGGTCGGCAACGCCGTCGACGAGTACGACTCGTTCTACGAGCTGAACCGCCACGCGCTGCGATACGCGCTCGAGACCTGCGGTGTCGACGTCGACGAGGGCGAGCGCGAGGAGATCCTCTCGACGTACCACGATCTGCCGGTCTTCGACGACGTTCACGACGGTCTCGAGCGGCTGCGGGACGCGGGCTACGACTGCTACATCGTCTCGAACGGGAACGAGGCGATGCTCGAGTCGTTGATCGAGTACGCCGAGCTCGGCGATCTGATCGAAGACGCGGTCAGCGCCGACGAGGTCGAACAGTTTAAACCCGAACCCGAGCTGTACCGCCGCGCCGCCGATCGGATCGGAACGCCGATCGAGGAAATCGCCTTCGTGGCCGCGGGGTGGTGGGACGTGCCGGGTGGAATCAACGCCGGAATGCAAGGCGTCTGGATCAACCGGCAGGATACCCTCTGGGGACCGTACGAGACGGGTCCCGATCTGACGATCGAGAGTGTCCACGAGCTCGCGGATCGGCTCGAGTCGTGA
- a CDS encoding HAD family hydrolase — protein MPQAVVFDLDYTLAVPRRDRATILDEATTATDAPSLTRDAYLEAHRRNLTTETREPIFADLLEGTGTDADPAAVATAYRETISASLEPLPGVESMLAALRDEYRVGLLTNGPVRAQRDKLETLGWEDAFDAALVTGELEAGKPDPRAFEAITGELGVDPADAVYVGDEIEADVRGATKAGMRAIQVLLADGPGPDQRAIAHVEQREIAATLPEIVATLE, from the coding sequence ATGCCACAGGCGGTCGTCTTCGACCTCGATTACACGCTCGCCGTTCCCCGACGGGATCGAGCGACCATTCTGGACGAAGCCACGACCGCGACCGATGCGCCGTCGCTCACTCGCGACGCGTATCTCGAGGCCCATCGTCGGAATCTCACCACCGAGACGCGCGAGCCGATCTTCGCGGACCTGCTCGAGGGCACCGGAACCGACGCCGATCCGGCCGCCGTTGCGACGGCCTACCGAGAGACGATCTCCGCGTCCCTCGAGCCGCTGCCTGGCGTCGAATCCATGCTCGCGGCCCTGCGGGACGAGTACCGCGTCGGCCTGCTCACGAACGGCCCCGTCCGCGCCCAGCGCGACAAACTCGAGACGCTGGGCTGGGAGGACGCCTTCGACGCCGCGCTCGTGACGGGCGAGCTCGAGGCCGGCAAGCCCGATCCGCGAGCCTTCGAGGCGATCACCGGCGAACTGGGCGTCGACCCCGCCGACGCGGTCTACGTGGGTGACGAGATCGAGGCCGACGTTCGGGGCGCGACCAAGGCCGGGATGCGAGCGATCCAGGTGCTGCTCGCAGACGGTCCCGGTCCCGATCAGCGTGCGATCGCTCACGTCGAGCAGCGCGAGATCGCGGCAACGCTTCCGGAAATCGTCGCGACGCTCGAGTGA
- a CDS encoding AI-2E family transporter, with the protein MGVFDGRDGKRFVWIGVGLFVAALIGLALFRYVGTLLFAIFVYYATRPLYRQLDRVIDHPNVTATATILFVILPMVAVVAYAVVVALQELDQFLAASDLGAARSALEPYLQPVRQGNVGELRDALGGGSISGLLRQGLPGALGRLQTIAGSIVSILARFFLMLTILFYLLRDDQKLRRWFYDSIDHDAEIRSFLEAVDDDLETVFLSNLAVIAVAAATAAATYYGLNVVASAGPVVGTPVLLSLLIGIGTLIPAVGMKIVYVPYGLVLLSAALTTPTPLWHPIAFLALTFVVVDTIPDFFARSFLSARSGVHMGLVLLGYFLGTLAFGWYGLFLGPIVVVLAVHFAQSIFPGLASDLLGG; encoded by the coding sequence ATGGGCGTGTTCGATGGACGGGACGGGAAGCGCTTCGTCTGGATCGGCGTCGGGCTGTTCGTCGCGGCGCTGATCGGACTCGCCCTCTTCAGGTACGTCGGAACGCTGCTCTTCGCGATCTTCGTCTACTACGCAACGCGGCCGCTCTATCGCCAACTCGATCGCGTCATCGACCACCCGAACGTGACGGCGACGGCTACGATCCTGTTCGTCATCCTTCCGATGGTGGCCGTCGTCGCGTACGCGGTCGTCGTCGCACTCCAAGAACTCGACCAGTTCCTCGCCGCGAGCGATCTCGGGGCGGCTCGGTCGGCCCTCGAGCCGTACCTGCAGCCGGTCCGACAGGGCAACGTCGGCGAACTCCGGGACGCGCTCGGTGGCGGGTCGATTTCGGGCCTGCTTCGGCAGGGGCTTCCGGGAGCCCTCGGCCGACTGCAGACGATCGCCGGATCGATCGTCTCGATTCTCGCCAGGTTCTTTCTCATGCTCACGATCCTCTTCTATCTCCTGCGGGACGATCAGAAGTTACGACGGTGGTTTTACGACAGTATCGATCACGACGCTGAGATCCGCTCGTTCCTCGAGGCGGTCGACGACGACCTCGAGACGGTCTTTCTCAGCAACCTCGCGGTCATCGCCGTCGCGGCTGCGACGGCTGCAGCCACGTATTACGGCCTCAACGTCGTCGCGTCGGCCGGCCCCGTCGTCGGAACGCCGGTGTTGCTCTCCCTGCTCATCGGGATCGGAACGCTGATCCCGGCCGTCGGCATGAAGATCGTCTACGTTCCCTACGGGCTCGTTCTCCTTTCGGCCGCGCTGACGACGCCGACGCCGCTCTGGCATCCGATCGCCTTTTTGGCTCTCACGTTCGTCGTCGTCGACACGATTCCGGACTTCTTCGCACGGTCGTTCCTGTCCGCCCGGAGCGGCGTTCACATGGGCCTCGTCCTGCTCGGCTACTTCCTCGGAACACTCGCATTCGGCTGGTACGGGCTGTTCCTCGGCCCCATCGTCGTCGTCCTCGCGGTGCACTTCGCGCAGTCGATCTTTCCCGGCCTCGCGTCCGACCTGCTGGGCGGCTGA
- a CDS encoding ribonuclease H family protein, translating to MAAHGRPALRDLFDESPTPHIAHPPRTHHRDFYVATDGSFRGPGGGLGAVIETRDGTRVARVATPDAPPDNNVAEYRALHLGLDVLAARAPRDASVGVLIDHDALASNVNSAILATRHPDGKSPRPVSVPSATRNHWRGIRARLSGFDEVRAARIDSDENPAHPLANAPDQYRHVNRELDRCVLPETPDPSAAEFPPPSRADRNGGGRASD from the coding sequence ATGGCCGCTCACGGCCGGCCCGCACTGCGAGACCTGTTCGACGAGTCGCCCACGCCACACATCGCCCACCCCCCGCGGACCCATCATCGAGACTTCTACGTCGCGACCGACGGGTCCTTCCGGGGACCGGGCGGCGGACTGGGCGCCGTCATCGAAACGCGCGACGGCACCCGCGTCGCACGCGTCGCGACACCGGACGCGCCGCCGGACAACAACGTCGCGGAGTATCGAGCCCTTCATCTCGGACTGGACGTCCTCGCCGCTCGAGCGCCGCGGGACGCCTCGGTCGGGGTCCTCATCGACCACGACGCGCTCGCCAGTAATGTCAACAGTGCCATCCTCGCGACGCGCCATCCCGACGGGAAGTCGCCCCGCCCCGTCTCCGTCCCGTCCGCGACGCGGAACCACTGGCGCGGGATTCGGGCCCGACTCAGCGGCTTCGACGAGGTACGGGCCGCCCGGATCGACAGCGACGAGAACCCCGCTCACCCGCTGGCGAACGCGCCGGACCAGTACCGCCACGTCAACCGCGAACTCGACCGCTGTGTCCTCCCCGAGACGCCCGATCCCAGTGCGGCCGAGTTCCCGCCGCCGTCCCGCGCCGACCGGAACGGCGGCGGCCGCGCCTCCGACTGA
- a CDS encoding ABC transporter substrate-binding protein, which produces MQGADTTRLDRRTLLKMTGAAGTTGLAAIGGCLSDPSSDGETDEITITLSQFPDTIDPLDHITGDYFDVYDHIYEPLFDFEPGEGIFPRVVEDWEAQGDGTTELSLRDGVVFHNGDDLTAEDVAWTINRTVDPDMGVPSPIGTYGLGSIEGASAVDETTVSVEYAAAPGLAEFEFGNYARAIDKEWAIENHDADTDAISGSDPENFNGTGPYEVVEFTSGEEIVLERFDDYWGDEPPFERVTFNADGESSGRVNALKARETDLTINILPEDVETIQNADDVEIRQVTSFRNIFCPMKNTVEPFDSQAFRQAMNYAVDNAGIVDTTLNGFGEPRGQPVAPGINGFNDDVEPYEQDVGMAEGLVEESGYGGVEIELTAPQGRYLNDADVAETVADQIDQLENVSCEANIVDFGIVSDANQAGVDPDSFEIPFYMIGWGTITGDTDYGVQGFFTIPDNPNRTFDDEELSDAILESQQIEDPDERRQQLEAVNRMAHEKAPFVYLHTQQSIYGVKEDIKWEPRPDETVYIWGMET; this is translated from the coding sequence ATGCAGGGTGCTGACACGACACGGCTCGACCGACGAACCCTCCTGAAGATGACGGGTGCCGCCGGGACGACGGGTCTGGCGGCCATCGGCGGCTGCCTGAGCGATCCGAGCAGTGACGGGGAGACCGACGAAATCACGATCACGCTCTCGCAGTTTCCGGACACCATCGATCCGCTCGATCACATCACCGGGGACTACTTCGACGTGTACGATCACATCTACGAGCCGCTGTTCGACTTCGAACCCGGCGAGGGGATCTTCCCCCGCGTCGTCGAGGACTGGGAGGCCCAGGGCGACGGTACGACCGAACTCTCCCTCCGGGACGGCGTCGTCTTCCACAACGGCGACGATCTCACCGCGGAGGACGTCGCCTGGACGATCAATCGGACCGTCGACCCGGATATGGGGGTTCCCAGCCCCATCGGAACCTACGGACTGGGCTCGATCGAAGGCGCGAGCGCAGTCGACGAGACGACGGTCTCGGTCGAGTACGCCGCCGCGCCCGGGCTCGCGGAGTTCGAGTTCGGAAACTACGCCAGAGCGATCGACAAGGAGTGGGCGATCGAGAATCACGACGCCGACACCGACGCGATCTCCGGTTCCGATCCCGAGAATTTCAACGGAACGGGACCGTACGAGGTCGTCGAATTCACGTCCGGCGAGGAGATCGTCCTCGAGCGGTTCGACGACTACTGGGGCGACGAGCCGCCGTTCGAGCGCGTAACGTTCAACGCGGACGGCGAATCCAGCGGACGGGTGAACGCGCTCAAGGCGAGGGAGACAGACCTCACGATCAACATTCTCCCGGAAGACGTCGAGACGATCCAGAACGCCGACGACGTCGAGATCAGGCAGGTGACGAGCTTCCGGAACATCTTCTGCCCGATGAAGAACACGGTCGAACCGTTCGACAGTCAGGCGTTCCGGCAAGCGATGAACTACGCCGTCGACAACGCGGGGATCGTCGACACGACCCTCAACGGGTTCGGCGAACCGCGCGGCCAGCCCGTCGCGCCCGGGATCAACGGGTTCAACGACGACGTCGAACCGTACGAACAGGACGTCGGGATGGCCGAGGGACTCGTCGAAGAGAGCGGGTACGGCGGCGTGGAGATCGAACTGACCGCGCCACAGGGTCGGTACCTCAACGACGCCGACGTCGCCGAGACCGTCGCCGACCAGATCGACCAGCTCGAGAACGTCAGCTGCGAGGCGAACATCGTCGACTTCGGGATCGTCTCCGACGCGAATCAGGCGGGGGTCGATCCCGATAGCTTCGAGATTCCCTTCTACATGATCGGGTGGGGAACCATCACCGGCGACACCGACTACGGCGTCCAGGGCTTCTTTACGATCCCCGATAATCCGAACCGGACGTTCGATGACGAAGAGCTCAGCGACGCGATCCTGGAGAGTCAACAGATCGAAGACCCGGACGAACGCCGACAGCAACTCGAGGCGGTCAATCGGATGGCCCACGAGAAAGCCCCGTTCGTGTACCTCCACACCCAGCAGAGTATCTACGGGGTCAAGGAGGACATCAAGTGGGAGCCCCGTCCGGACGAGACCGTTTACATCTGGGGAATGGAGACGTAG
- a CDS encoding cation:proton antiporter regulatory subunit, with product MTVYESDLPGVGKKFEVELDDDSRLVIVTHNTGKREVYLKADPDADGDKLFEVSDRLARKIGTILEGAYFQPVQADQVETVLADDTYLEWYGVAEGADIAGKSLAEANVRNRTGVSIVAIQRGDELISPPTPETVLEVGDTLVVVGDRDDCAQFERLLGEDFEE from the coding sequence ATGACCGTTTACGAGAGCGACCTCCCCGGCGTCGGGAAGAAATTCGAGGTCGAACTCGACGACGACTCGAGACTCGTCATCGTGACCCACAACACGGGAAAACGGGAGGTGTACCTGAAGGCGGACCCGGACGCCGACGGCGACAAACTGTTCGAGGTCTCGGACCGCCTCGCACGGAAGATCGGCACGATTCTGGAGGGGGCCTACTTCCAGCCCGTCCAGGCCGATCAGGTCGAGACGGTGCTCGCCGACGACACGTACCTCGAGTGGTACGGCGTCGCCGAGGGTGCCGATATCGCCGGCAAGAGCCTCGCCGAGGCGAACGTCCGCAACCGGACCGGTGTCTCCATCGTCGCCATCCAGCGGGGCGACGAGTTGATCTCGCCGCCGACCCCGGAGACGGTCCTCGAGGTCGGCGATACGCTGGTCGTCGTCGGCGACCGGGACGACTGCGCGCAGTTCGAGCGGTTGCTCGGTGAGGACTTCGAAGAGTGA
- a CDS encoding VOC family protein: MADCSAHHVGITVSDLEETLAFYRDVLDLPVADRFSVGGEAFADAVGVADASADFVHLEADGIRLELVEYDPEAGGSPAAGLNQSGASHVGLSVDDLETFSEALPDDVPTISEPRTTESGTTIMFLRDPEGNLVEVIET, encoded by the coding sequence ATGGCAGACTGCAGCGCACACCACGTCGGCATCACCGTCAGCGACCTCGAGGAGACGCTCGCGTTCTACCGGGACGTCCTCGATCTCCCGGTCGCGGATCGGTTCAGCGTCGGCGGGGAGGCCTTCGCCGACGCCGTCGGCGTCGCGGACGCGAGCGCCGACTTCGTCCACCTCGAGGCCGACGGCATCCGACTCGAACTCGTCGAGTACGATCCCGAAGCGGGCGGGTCCCCCGCAGCGGGGCTCAATCAGTCGGGCGCGTCACACGTCGGCCTCTCGGTCGACGATCTCGAGACGTTCTCCGAGGCACTCCCCGACGACGTCCCGACGATCAGCGAACCGCGAACGACGGAAAGCGGGACGACGATCATGTTTCTCCGCGACCCCGAGGGGAACCTCGTCGAAGTGATCGAGACCTGA
- a CDS encoding MarR family transcriptional regulator: protein MSDQVVLTSNTAPDAVDDVPPSAKLVLTVLAHEGSLTQSRLAEETMLPARTVRYALNQLEDHALVDSQISFSDARQHVYSLNVDRFADARARDSPES from the coding sequence ATGAGCGATCAGGTCGTTCTGACGTCGAACACAGCTCCGGACGCCGTCGATGACGTCCCGCCGAGCGCCAAACTCGTGCTGACGGTTCTCGCACACGAAGGCTCCCTCACGCAGTCCCGTCTCGCCGAGGAGACGATGCTCCCCGCTCGGACGGTCCGCTACGCGCTCAACCAACTCGAGGACCACGCGCTCGTCGACTCGCAGATCTCCTTTTCGGACGCCAGACAGCACGTGTACTCCCTCAACGTCGATCGCTTCGCGGACGCACGCGCTCGGGACTCGCCCGAGTCGTGA
- a CDS encoding methylglyoxal synthase, producing MTRVALIAHDEKKPELIEFARTHEEQLRAYDLIATGTTGQRLMDETDLEVERKESGPLGGDLMIGAEVAAGTLDGIVFLRDPLRAQPHEPDISALLRICDVHDTALATNLASATFLIEGLAE from the coding sequence ATGACACGCGTCGCGCTGATCGCTCACGACGAGAAGAAGCCGGAACTCATCGAGTTCGCCCGGACTCACGAGGAGCAACTGCGGGCGTACGACCTGATCGCGACCGGAACGACCGGGCAGCGACTCATGGACGAAACGGATCTCGAGGTCGAGCGCAAGGAGTCGGGGCCGCTCGGCGGCGACCTGATGATCGGCGCGGAGGTCGCGGCGGGGACACTCGACGGGATCGTCTTCCTCCGGGACCCGCTCCGCGCACAGCCCCACGAACCCGACATCTCGGCGCTGCTGCGGATCTGTGACGTTCACGACACGGCGCTCGCGACGAACCTCGCATCCGCGACGTTTCTCATCGAGGGGCTAGCGGAGTGA